A genomic window from Algoriphagus sp. Y33 includes:
- a CDS encoding efflux RND transporter permease subunit: MSSLSNVSINRPVLAIVMSLVIILFGAIGISLLGVREFPSVDPPVINVRTTYVGANADVIEAQITEPLEEAINGIQGIKSLTSTSNDGASSITVEFDVGADLEAAANDVRDKVSGAQRNLPPDAEPPVVSKADADSQPIVFLNVKSDERSLLDLSDIAQNVFKERLQTIPGVSRVQIWGEKEYAIRLRMDPLKMASYGVTPLDVLSKVQSENVELPSGRIEGETIELSVRTKSRLSSPQEFNDLIIKEDQNNIVRFQDVGKAELSALNERTVLKRDGVPMVGVVLVPLPGSNSIEIVDEFYRRLEFIKKDLPADVGLEIGFDSTQYIRSSISEVQETIITAFVLVVAIIFLFLRDWRTTFIPVLTIPISLVGVFFIMYLMDFSINVLTLLGIVLSIGLVVDDAIVVLENIYSRIEKGEEPQKAAEKGSEEIFFAVIATTVALAAVFLPVIFLTGTTGRLFREFGIVVAGAVIISSFVALTMTPMLSSKLLKRREKHNKFYNVTEPVFVWINDKYETGLGWFMKVRWFSFVLVGLMGFGIYWLFNQIPSELTPTEDRGEIRINLTGPEGATFGYMDRVIDQMVEDFKTDYPKEDVKGLISVTSPGFGSSSTNSGFVRFILSNAEDREKTQGEYFNLINQKLKNYTSVRAFASQAQSIGNSRGGLPVQYVLQAPTLERLKEVIPVFMEEVGKSEVFIFSDINLKFTKPELEIEIDRAKARNIGVSVQEIARTLQLSYSGQRFAYFIKNGKQYQVVGEMRLEDRNEPVNLRMLYVRAENGSLVQLDNLVTVTEKSTPPQLYRFNRFVAGTVSANLAEGYTIGDGLKEMDRIASEVLDDSFTTDVSGPSKEFRESSNSLLFAFLFALVLIYLVLSAQFESFLDPLTIMFTVPLALFGALFTLWLSGFTLNIFSQIGIIMLIGLVTKNGILIVEFANQRKATGMTVHEAIFGAAVARFRPILMTSLSTILGILPIALGLGAGAESRVPMGAAVIGGLAFATILTLFVIPAIYTYLTSKEGRLARI, translated from the coding sequence ATGTCAAGCTTATCAAATGTAAGTATCAACAGGCCGGTATTGGCCATTGTGATGTCCTTGGTCATCATACTTTTTGGGGCGATTGGGATCTCTCTGTTGGGAGTCAGGGAATTTCCGAGTGTTGATCCCCCTGTAATTAATGTAAGGACAACCTACGTAGGTGCGAATGCGGATGTGATTGAGGCGCAGATCACAGAACCTCTTGAAGAAGCGATCAATGGTATTCAGGGTATCAAATCTCTTACTTCTACGAGTAACGATGGTGCAAGTAGCATTACTGTAGAATTTGATGTGGGGGCTGATTTGGAGGCTGCCGCAAATGATGTGCGGGATAAGGTCTCCGGAGCACAGCGAAACCTTCCTCCTGATGCAGAACCCCCCGTGGTCTCCAAAGCGGATGCGGATTCTCAGCCAATCGTTTTTTTGAATGTGAAAAGTGACGAGAGAAGCTTATTAGACCTGTCGGATATTGCACAGAATGTTTTCAAAGAAAGACTTCAGACCATTCCCGGAGTAAGCCGGGTGCAGATTTGGGGAGAAAAAGAGTACGCAATTCGATTGAGGATGGATCCGTTGAAAATGGCCTCCTACGGTGTAACTCCTCTGGACGTGCTCTCCAAGGTTCAAAGTGAAAATGTCGAGCTCCCTTCCGGAAGAATTGAGGGTGAGACGATAGAACTTTCTGTCCGTACCAAAAGTAGATTAAGTAGCCCTCAGGAATTCAATGATTTGATCATCAAAGAAGACCAGAACAATATTGTCCGGTTTCAGGATGTGGGGAAAGCGGAATTGTCAGCATTGAATGAACGGACAGTACTGAAGAGAGATGGAGTACCGATGGTGGGGGTAGTGTTGGTGCCTCTTCCGGGCTCTAACAGTATAGAAATTGTAGATGAATTTTATAGGAGATTAGAGTTTATCAAGAAAGATCTCCCTGCTGATGTAGGTCTTGAGATTGGTTTTGATTCTACCCAGTATATCCGTAGCTCCATCTCTGAGGTTCAGGAGACGATTATCACTGCATTTGTCCTTGTTGTGGCGATTATCTTCCTCTTTCTCCGTGATTGGCGAACGACTTTTATTCCGGTACTTACGATTCCTATCTCCCTTGTGGGGGTATTTTTCATCATGTATCTGATGGATTTTTCCATCAACGTACTTACACTTTTGGGAATAGTCCTGTCGATTGGACTAGTCGTAGATGATGCTATTGTGGTGTTGGAAAATATCTATTCCCGAATAGAAAAGGGTGAGGAACCACAGAAAGCTGCTGAGAAGGGATCTGAGGAAATTTTCTTTGCAGTAATTGCCACAACAGTAGCACTTGCGGCAGTCTTTCTTCCTGTAATATTCTTGACAGGCACAACGGGACGCTTATTCCGTGAGTTTGGAATTGTAGTAGCGGGTGCTGTGATTATCTCCTCATTTGTGGCACTGACCATGACCCCCATGCTTAGCTCTAAGCTATTGAAAAGGAGAGAAAAGCATAATAAGTTTTACAATGTAACGGAGCCGGTATTCGTATGGATCAACGATAAATACGAAACAGGGTTGGGATGGTTTATGAAAGTCCGCTGGTTTTCTTTTGTCTTAGTGGGACTTATGGGTTTTGGGATTTACTGGCTGTTCAATCAGATCCCAAGTGAATTGACTCCTACGGAAGATAGGGGCGAGATCCGCATTAACCTTACAGGGCCTGAAGGAGCCACTTTTGGATATATGGATAGGGTGATTGACCAAATGGTAGAGGATTTCAAAACAGATTATCCGAAGGAGGATGTGAAAGGATTGATTTCTGTGACTTCCCCGGGATTCGGTTCATCCAGTACTAATTCGGGATTTGTGCGATTTATTTTAAGTAATGCAGAGGATAGAGAAAAAACTCAGGGGGAATATTTCAATCTGATTAATCAAAAATTGAAAAACTACACTTCCGTTAGAGCCTTCGCCTCTCAAGCTCAATCTATAGGGAACAGTCGTGGAGGCCTACCTGTGCAATATGTGTTGCAAGCACCTACCTTGGAAAGGCTGAAAGAAGTGATTCCTGTGTTTATGGAGGAAGTGGGCAAAAGCGAGGTGTTTATTTTCTCCGACATCAATTTGAAATTTACCAAGCCTGAGCTGGAAATAGAAATTGATCGGGCAAAAGCCAGAAACATAGGGGTTTCTGTCCAGGAGATAGCTAGAACATTGCAGTTGTCCTATTCTGGGCAGCGATTCGCTTATTTCATCAAGAATGGCAAGCAATATCAAGTTGTAGGTGAAATGAGACTGGAGGACAGAAATGAGCCGGTGAACCTAAGAATGCTTTATGTTCGGGCCGAAAATGGATCATTGGTTCAACTGGATAATTTGGTAACTGTGACAGAAAAAAGCACTCCTCCACAACTATATAGATTCAATCGATTCGTAGCAGGAACAGTATCTGCTAACCTAGCTGAAGGTTATACAATTGGAGATGGCTTGAAGGAAATGGATCGTATAGCGAGCGAAGTTTTAGACGACTCATTCACTACTGATGTATCAGGTCCTTCCAAGGAGTTTAGGGAAAGCTCAAACAGTTTGTTGTTTGCATTCCTATTTGCTTTGGTTTTGATCTATCTTGTGCTTTCCGCCCAGTTTGAGAGCTTCTTGGATCCACTTACAATCATGTTTACGGTACCGTTGGCACTCTTTGGAGCACTTTTTACCTTGTGGTTAAGTGGGTTTACCCTTAATATTTTCAGTCAGATTGGTATTATCATGCTGATAGGTCTGGTAACCAAAAACGGTATTCTAATCGTGGAATTCGCAAACCAGAGAAAAGCTACCGGAATGACTGTTCATGAAGCGATTTTTGGAGCAGCTGTAGCCCGATTCAGACCGATCTTGATGACAAGTTTGTCCACTATATTGGGGATTTTGCCTATTGCTCTTGGATTGGGAGCGGGAGCCGAAAGTCGAGTGCCAATGGGAGCCGCCGTGATTGGTGGATTGGCCTTTGCTACTATCTTGACTCTTTTTGTCATCCCTGCCATATATACTTATC
- a CDS encoding alpha/beta fold hydrolase: MLYYKIFSHSVSKEWVVFIHGAGGSSAVWFKQLKDFREKYNLLLVDLRGHGKSADLPQAIYNEEYTFETVTLDVVEVLDHLEIPPAHFMGVSLGTIIVRQLAELEQWRVKSLVLAGAVTRLTTQSRILVSLGSAFKRVIPYMWLYRLFAFVIMPRKQHAESRNIFVREAQKLCQKEFIRWFQLTKGINPLLQYFKESDLGIPTLYVMGDQDVMFLEPVKNVIKTHKTSVLTILEKCGHVVNVERPREFNRISLAFIQNQT, encoded by the coding sequence ATGTTGTACTACAAAATATTCTCTCATTCGGTGAGTAAGGAATGGGTCGTGTTTATACATGGGGCTGGAGGATCGTCTGCGGTGTGGTTTAAGCAGCTTAAGGATTTCAGAGAAAAGTACAATCTTCTTTTGGTTGATCTTCGCGGGCACGGCAAGTCTGCCGATCTCCCTCAGGCAATTTATAACGAGGAATATACTTTTGAAACGGTCACACTAGATGTGGTTGAAGTTCTTGACCATCTGGAAATCCCGCCTGCCCATTTTATGGGGGTGTCATTGGGGACGATAATTGTGCGTCAATTGGCAGAGCTTGAGCAATGGCGGGTTAAATCACTTGTGTTGGCAGGAGCGGTCACGCGATTGACCACTCAGTCCAGAATATTGGTCTCCTTGGGGAGCGCATTTAAGCGTGTGATCCCCTATATGTGGCTTTACAGACTGTTTGCTTTTGTGATCATGCCCAGAAAGCAGCATGCAGAGTCAAGAAATATATTTGTCAGGGAAGCACAAAAGCTGTGTCAAAAGGAATTTATCAGGTGGTTTCAGTTGACAAAGGGGATTAATCCGCTTCTTCAATACTTCAAGGAATCCGATCTTGGGATCCCCACGTTGTATGTGATGGGAGATCAGGATGTAATGTTTCTGGAACCCGTAAAGAATGTAATTAAAACACACAAAACCTCAGTTCTAACTATTTTGGAAAAATGCGGCCATGTAGTGAATGTGGAAAGACCCAGGGAGTTTAACCGGATTTCACTCGCATTTATCCAAAACCAAACCTAA
- a CDS encoding efflux RND transporter periplasmic adaptor subunit → MKKQTKTILIIGVILIAASAYFYPRLDTRKSNDTGVASVGAGPDVNSKLPVRVVKLERETLRNQLSVTGTILPNESVDLRTEISGLVTKIAFKEGQYVSKGTPLLYLNDDELQAQYQRLEYTQKLFESQENRQKQLLAREAISQEEYDIVLNQYNTTLSDLKLVEAQLSKTVIRAPFNGILGLRQVSEGSVIATSDIIANFVNIDPIKIEFSIPERYANQVTLGSSIYFSNESSPEEVVGKVFAFENQIDAATRTLKLRAESPNKDRKFLPGMFVRIRFVLAETEDALMVPSESVIPELQGYKVFVVGADNKAEERKVEIGTRTDTHVQIMSGLNVGDLVLTTGVLQARTGTPVEFTQIN, encoded by the coding sequence ATGAAAAAGCAAACTAAGACCATATTGATCATTGGGGTAATCTTGATTGCAGCCTCCGCATACTTTTACCCTAGATTGGACACTCGTAAAAGCAATGATACGGGGGTTGCCTCTGTGGGTGCAGGGCCTGATGTCAATTCCAAGTTGCCTGTAAGAGTAGTGAAGCTTGAACGTGAGACACTAAGGAACCAACTTTCGGTGACAGGCACCATCCTTCCTAACGAGTCCGTGGATCTTCGGACGGAGATTTCAGGCTTGGTGACTAAAATTGCTTTTAAAGAGGGGCAGTATGTAAGTAAAGGAACTCCACTCCTCTACCTGAACGATGACGAACTACAGGCACAATATCAGAGACTGGAGTACACACAAAAACTTTTTGAAAGTCAGGAGAATCGGCAGAAGCAACTTTTGGCCCGTGAGGCAATTAGCCAGGAAGAGTATGATATTGTTCTAAATCAATACAATACCACACTTTCTGACTTGAAATTGGTAGAGGCCCAGCTTTCCAAAACGGTTATCAGGGCTCCTTTTAATGGGATTTTGGGACTGAGGCAGGTCAGTGAAGGATCTGTAATTGCTACAAGTGACATCATTGCTAACTTTGTGAATATCGACCCAATCAAAATAGAGTTTTCGATTCCTGAGCGCTATGCCAACCAAGTGACGTTGGGTTCATCCATCTATTTCTCCAACGAGTCCTCGCCTGAGGAAGTGGTGGGAAAGGTTTTTGCCTTTGAAAATCAGATAGATGCAGCTACCCGTACACTTAAACTGAGAGCTGAGAGTCCAAACAAGGATAGAAAATTTTTGCCGGGGATGTTTGTTAGAATTCGATTTGTATTGGCGGAAACGGAAGATGCGCTGATGGTGCCTTCCGAATCTGTGATTCCTGAATTACAGGGCTATAAAGTTTTCGTAGTTGGTGCCGATAATAAAGCTGAGGAGCGAAAAGTAGAGATCGGTACCCGTACAGATACACATGTTCAGATCATGAGTGGTTTGAATGTGGGAGATCTGGTACTCACCACCGGTGTATTGCAAGCAAGGACAGGAACACCTGTTGAATTCACTCAAATCAACTAA